One segment of Pseudomonas asgharzadehiana DNA contains the following:
- a CDS encoding PA3611 family quorum-sensing-regulated virulence factor gives MLRSMLRLAAPSIALALVLPVGAQAASLLEAQMNRKLQSVATESNKDLPREIDEKTLEVAYTVEGMQLIDHLSVLPDRAEQMRANPKAVYFQLGQSVCLNKGYRELMAKGAVMRYEITENKTNRPVASVKFVEADCPAPASAKKKK, from the coding sequence ATGCTGCGTTCCATGCTGCGCCTTGCCGCCCCATCCATTGCGCTTGCGCTGGTTTTGCCCGTAGGCGCCCAGGCGGCCTCGCTGCTGGAGGCGCAAATGAACAGGAAGCTGCAAAGCGTCGCAACCGAAAGCAACAAGGACCTGCCCCGGGAAATCGATGAAAAAACCCTGGAAGTGGCCTACACCGTTGAAGGCATGCAACTGATCGATCACCTCAGCGTACTGCCCGACCGCGCCGAACAGATGCGGGCCAACCCTAAGGCTGTGTATTTCCAGCTGGGCCAGAGCGTGTGCCTGAACAAGGGTTATCGCGAGCTGATGGCCAAGGGCGCGGTCATGCGCTACGAAATCACCGAGAACAAAACTAACCGCCCGGTGGCATCGGTGAAGTTCGTGGAAGCGGATTGCCCTGCCCCCGCTTCAGCCAAGAAGAAAAAGTAA